A part of Liolophura sinensis isolate JHLJ2023 chromosome 1, CUHK_Ljap_v2, whole genome shotgun sequence genomic DNA contains:
- the LOC135475163 gene encoding uncharacterized protein LOC135475163 yields MHSPNMRERTPSRDPSYSNSPRPQRQEPRVSPRQTSPQSSVIQSPVGNSLQVQESQVPQKATSAPSPLPEDGNKQSKSMKQISKHEPIQSLLGNHAPNDILYLICRVCNQTYGSPYGFRRHFRNQHRFEPQAHHTLVQTISETRSALHPPGLEGSEMPPTLEVQSSPGLQHPPANSDGQMDRLLDIDRHSPVTISDSLPEQKGVIANGVGSDSRPSSVMSGTEGKSDSSSGSEDKCLSSRSKLSTDPEDSQERRFLSCQECGEKFQLNDFGLYKKHCRAHEKERQGKFKCTDCRSSFCESHQMQDQQFRQGSTVKRSHLCHLCNLFFPNSTALAQHIEMDHRLEEIQQHELRQQAMQQCESYECIPCKQQFKDLQTYVEHQQVCLCASDESKGKGGEEEKLPAQSCASVESPDASLGRNEDSQQAVKSGPNSPVVNTGDLVWKKKSAIKLSQPESNSSLAPVFVNGDSKDSTDESADLYRHKKFSRLPAKRRDSDLESLDSVSSSSKKMKLDVPPVEEARRTSSCSSTAPSPAGSSVRSACSSPNSAIDEPSVKTDFKKHSKFAKGMKYVSGLNTKGDVSPSPDAGNSGSKSLRDKSKSDEGTTRVKRGDRKDKNKKSGGDKAEARHQLPFVWDRVTRSKAVKHAKK; encoded by the coding sequence ATGCATAGTCCTAATATGAGAGAGCGCACACCATCGAGAGATCCATCATATTCGAACAGCCCACGGCCTCAGAGGCAGGAACCCAGAGTCAGTCCAAGGCAAACTTCACCACAatcatcagtgatacagagcCCAGTTGGTAATAGTTTGCAAGTACAAGAATCACAGGTTCCGCAGAAGGCAACGTCAGCTCCATCACCTTTGCCGGAAGACGGCAATAAGCAGTCAAAGAGCATGAAACAGATTTCCAAGCATGAGCCTATTCAAAGTCTGCTGGGCAACCATGCACCCAATGACATTCTGTATCTCATATGTAGAGTGTGTAATCAAACGTACGGTAGTCCCTATGGTTTCAGAAGGCACTTCCGGAACCAACATAGATTTGAACCTCAGGCTCACCACACCCTCGTTCAAACCATATCGGAGACGCGGTCTGCACTTCACCCGCCAGGTTTGGAGGGCAGTGAAATGCCACCAACCCTAGAAGTTCAGAGCTCACCAGGGTTGCAACATCCACCTGCAAACTCTGACGGTCAAATGGACAGACTGTTAGATATAGACCGACATTCCCCTGTGACCATAAGCGATTCACTACCAGAACAAAAAGGTGTTATCGCCAATGGCGTGGGTTCTGACAGTAGACCATCATCTGTCATGTCCGGTACAGAAGGTAAAAGTGATTCCAGTAGTGGAAGTGAGGACAAGTGTCTGAGCTCCAGGTCAAAGTTGTCAACAGATCCCGAAGATAGCCAAGAGCGCCGCTTCCTTAGTTGCCAAGAGTGTGGTGAGAAATTCCAACTAAATGATTTTGGACTTTACAAAAAGCACTGCAGGGCTCACGAGAAAGAGCGGCAAGGGAAATTTAAATGCACTGATTGCAGGAGTTCTTTTTGTGAATCTCACCAAATGCAGGATCAGCAGTTCAGACAAGGGTCGACAGTGAAACGATCTCATTTGTGCCATTTGTGTAACCTGTTTTTTCCAAATTCTACCGCCTTAGCTCAGCATATTGAAATGGATCACAGACTGGAGGAGATACAGCAACATGAGCTCCGCCAACAGGCGATGCAACAGTGCGAATCTTACGAATGTATTCCATGTAAACAGCAGTTCAAAGATTTGCAAACATACGTTGAGCATCAGCAAGTATGTTTGTGTGCGTCAGACGAATCTAAGGGCAAAGGTGGAGAGGAGGAGAAGCTGCCAGCTCAGTCCTGTGCCTCAGTGGAGTCTCCAGACGCGTCGTTAGGGAGAAACGAGGATAGTCAACAAGCTGTCAAAAGCGGACCAAATTCCCCTGTAGTGAATACTGGAGATTTGGTATGGAAGAAGAAAAGTGCCATAAAACTGTCTCAGCCTGAAAGCAATTCCTCACTGGCACCTGTATTTGTGAATGGTGACTCTAAGGATTCTACTGATGAGAGCGCCGACCTCTATCGCCACAAAAAGTTCAGTCGTCTCCCCGCGAAACGTCGAGACAGTGACCTGGAGTCTTTGGACAGTGTTTCAAGTAGTAGTAAGAAGATGAAACTAGATGTTCCACCTGTGGAAGAGGCGAGAAGGACATCATCATGCTCTTCCACCGCCCCAAGTCCTGCAGGTAGTTCAGTTAGGTCTGCCTGCAGTTCACCCAACAGTGCAATAGACGAACCATCCGTTAAAACGGACTTTAAGAAGCATTCTAAATTTGCCAAGGGCATGAAGTACGTGAGCGGTCTGAACACCAAAGGGGATGTTTCCCCATCTCCAGATGCTGGAAATTCTGGTTCCAAAAGTTTGCGGGACAAGTCTAAGTCTGATGAGGGAACTACCCGAGTGAAACGAGGAGatagaaaagacaaaaacaagaaaagtgGTGGGGACAAGGCCGAGGCCCGTCACCAACTCCCGTTTGTTTGGGATAGGGTCACCAGGAGCAAAGCTGTGAAACATGCGAAAAAATAA